In Aspergillus chevalieri M1 DNA, chromosome 7, nearly complete sequence, the sequence TCTTATACCGTAAATCGCTGACAGCGCTAGTTTTCCTTTACCTCCGATCAATAAGCAACTAAGAAAACTCGTCCATGACATGGCAAACGCCCTCTCACTGAAATCGCATTCCCGAGGCAAGGGTCCCTCCAGGTTTCCTATTCTCTACAAAACTTCTCGTACCTCGAAGTATAATCAACATAACATTTCTCAAGCCGACAAGATACTCTCGCATGGGAGGTTCCGCCATCGTACAATTAAGACAGGTGACCAAAGTGCGAAAAAATCAGCGGAAACCCGGGGTGGTCGCCCGGACACTTCCGTATCTTACATGGACGGTGATATTGTTGGCGCATCAGCACCTGAAATCGGCGCAGAAAACAAGGGTCGGGCTATGCTAGAGAAGATGGGATGGAGCTCAGGAACTGCTCTTGGTGCGACTAACAACAAGGGTATTCTACTACCTGTTGCACATGTGGTTAAAAAGTCGAAAGCTGGTCTAGGCTAACCACCCTCTTGGGGCTTTTGTATATTTGAAAAGTAAATATCATTGGTAGAGATACATAGTACTGAAAATGTTCTATGTAAAGTTCATCAAATGGGCCTAGTTTTCGTACTCCAGGACATGATATGATGCCTCTTCAGCCTGTCTACTTCCTATTCCTAGAAACATTGGGAAGTGGCTGCGCATGGTCGAGTTCTCTGATATGGGAGAATAACTGACTCCTAGAATTGAAAGCCGAATGACACCTTGCACAGGTCAGGTCCGCTGAAGGGTTGGTCTGCTTTTGTGCAGCCTTTCTGGCACGTTTTTGTTTGGCCTTTCCCATTTTCTCAGGCGAGTTCTTTTGCCCGGGGGTCAATGACATCCCAGCCAACACATTATCTGTGTCTATGCTTCCATCGTCTTCCTTGGTAAGAAGACAACGTGATTGCGACTCAAGGTCATGGCTAATACCGTTGTCTGAAACGCTGATATCAGGATTTTCCAACTGATCTAAGCCATAGTTTATAAATCTCCTGCGGCCAGATTGGTTGTCAGCAATCACATCATCAGACTCACGTACATCTGATTCACGGCCTGATTTAGCTGTAGCCATCCAGTTGTCATCAATGTGTTCCTTGGTTTGTACCAGATGTGCATCCTCAAACATAGTATTTCCATTTTCATTCCCTTGCAGACCCAACTGCTTATCCTGTATTGCCATCTCTCGACGAAGATCTTTGACGGCTTTCAAATGTTTCTTGCTACGCTCGTGAGCTTGAAGTTGCTGTTGACTTTTGAAACTCTTGTCGCACGCCACACAATCAAATTGCTCCACCTCACTCTCGGAACTGTCATCCTGATAATCTTGCAGTTCTTCCGATTTGGCCCAATCTGGAGCAATATATTCACGTAGCTTAGCTTGGTTAGCTGCTCGCGACCTGGTAGCCTGTGCTGCCGCCGATTGGCGAAGAGTTTCCTGGCGTTGTGTTTCGCTTTGGGGATTAGGTTTGTATCGCAGGTCTCGCTTTTTGATGAAAGAGACAAGCGATCTCACAGCATCATTGAATTCTCGaactccttcttctcttaaGCGCCTGTTTTCCTTCTCCATTATCCTGCGCACACGACGATCTGGGGCCTCGGAGTAACGATATACGTCTTTCCATGCAAACGATTTCTTTGTGGAGAAACTACTCCATACAGCATAAAAAGGGCGTACAATATCTTCGAAACTGTCACCGCGATATCCAAAAGTTGGGTAATCAACGTATTCGACGTTTTCCCATTGACATGCCATTTTCTCCTCGCAAGCCAGCCGGGAAAATGTTTCACGGAGACCACCATAAAACCCCGATTTTGAGTCCGAAAATTCCATACGGGGACTGAAATTGGAAAAAAGTTTGAATATGTCATCTGTAGTTGTCATTCGGGTGTTATAGGAGTAATCACCACTTTCTGTTCTGGCGCCGCTTCCCAGGAAGACCTCACGATGGGAGTCGTACCACGCCCGCTCCTGAGGATCCGAAAGGACTTCGTAAGCAGATTGTACGTCCGCAAATAATCTTGTTGCGGTCTCAACATTTCCGTAGTTTCTATCCGGGTGCAGCTCAAGTGCCTTCTTTCTGTACGCCTTCTTTATCCTAATCGTGGAATTAGAGCTCTGTTTGGTGTCATAAGGGGAAAGGAGCTTACTCTTCTTCACAAGCATCCCACTGTAACCCAAGTAATTCATAATAATCATTCTTAACTTGTTCCTCGGGTACGTCTGGGCCTCCATGGCTTGTTGAGTGGAATTGCCCCATTGGTTAGGCCTTTGCGCTGTGGTCAGATAAAGATAAATGGAAGAAGAAACAGacaggaaaggaaagaaaagcaagagaTGATCAATTGGCTGTATGCTGGCTAAACTTTTACCCCTCCTCATGCGCTTTTTCTCTCGTGGAAAAAATTTTTTTTACTACTGTAGTACGTAGTAAGAACTGTGCTTGATGCAGTGGGTCACATGGAGCAATCGACCAGCCAGAAATTCATATACAAGCTAATCATCTGCCCAATATATGCCATATTATAATATAAATATAAAAtgaatacatacatacatacatacatgcattgaatgcatgtatgtatgtattaATTTTTAAAGTCTAGCCAGTTAAGAGTAAGCCCTATGTCAATACCATCACTCTACGGCCGGTGTagaaaaagagaggaaattttgggggagaaaagaaaaaagaaagattGACATCATAATTCATCTCCGGTTATCAATATTATaacatttctttcttccccgCTCAACACATATACTGTTCCACCATATGCCTTACCGAGGGAATCCTTCTAAATATCGGAATGGTTTTATCTCTCGAAAGTCTTCCCGAAGAAGTGCTTTATTCTATCCTATGTTATTGCCACCCCACTTCCTCAGCTGCATTGGAACAGGCAGCTCGCCGGTTCAAAA encodes:
- a CDS encoding putative C2H2 finger domain protein (COG:O;~EggNog:ENOG410PJS0;~InterPro:IPR036236,IPR018253,IPR001623,IPR036869, IPR022755,IPR003604,IPR013087;~PFAM:PF00226,PF12171,PF00096,PF12874;~go_function: GO:0003676 - nucleic acid binding [Evidence IEA];~go_function: GO:0008270 - zinc ion binding [Evidence IEA]); amino-acid sequence: MGQFHSTSHGGPDVPEEQVKNDYYELLGLQWDACEEEIKKAYRKKALELHPDRNYGNVETATRLFADVQSAYEVLSDPQERAWYDSHREVFLGSGARTESGDYSYNTRMTTTDDIFKLFSNFSPRMEFSDSKSGFYGGLRETFSRLACEEKMACQWENVEYVDYPTFGYRGDSFEDIVRPFYAVWSSFSTKKSFAWKDVYRYSEAPDRRVRRIMEKENRRLREEGVREFNDAVRSLVSFIKKRDLRYKPNPQSETQRQETLRQSAAAQATRSRAANQAKLREYIAPDWAKSEELQDYQDDSSESEVEQFDCVACDKSFKSQQQLQAHERSKKHLKAVKDLRREMAIQDKQLGLQGNENGNTMFEDAHLVQTKEHIDDNWMATAKSGRESDVRESDDVIADNQSGRRRFINYGLDQLENPDISVSDNGISHDLESQSRCLLTKEDDGSIDTDNVLAGMSLTPGQKNSPEKMGKAKQKRARKAAQKQTNPSADLTCARCHSAFNSRSQLFSHIRELDHAQPLPNVSRNRK